In Gemmatimonadota bacterium, a single genomic region encodes these proteins:
- a CDS encoding glycerol-3-phosphate dehydrogenase/oxidase, which produces MRRMRSEGVDVLVLGGGITGCGIARDAALRGWSVALIDKEDFAFGTSSRSSKIIHGGVRYLEYGHFLLVRESARERTVLRSIAPHLVHRLDFLYPVFAPDSLLKIKAGLSVFDWLAGASNEDKHVNLEPHEVRARLPGLRGPLRGAVQYPEYITDDARLTLENAISAAEHGALVANHAAFDRFLMNDTGGVRGARVEDRLTGDVFDVEARCVVNACGPWAEEVLRNADMPVGTPLRPSKGIHLLLSAERLPIEGAAFLKSTSGRRGLVMRRLDYVYVGTSDTKYDGPLDTPRATRDEVLELLEMVQDCFPDAALRIEHVLATWAGIRPLIEEEGKTTRDTSREDEVWSGPDGLVTIAGGKLTTYRRMAERAIDEVREVLGPPPRDEVRTATVPLPGAPEGDIMDFESQATERLLAAGLTETTVQRLRWLYGRQLHHLLALAETDPGWLEPLGAGVPAVRGEVKLAVEREMASTLIDFMDRRSALLLFSPDFGLAGAGEAAEIMGSLLGWDEARRSAEVERYRAYADEHRVPAG; this is translated from the coding sequence TTGCGCCGGATGCGCTCGGAAGGCGTCGACGTCCTGGTGCTGGGTGGCGGCATTACCGGGTGCGGCATCGCCCGGGACGCTGCGCTGCGGGGCTGGTCGGTCGCGCTCATCGACAAGGAAGACTTCGCCTTCGGCACGTCTTCCCGCTCCTCGAAGATCATTCACGGCGGCGTGCGCTACCTCGAGTATGGGCACTTCCTACTGGTCCGTGAGTCCGCGAGAGAACGGACAGTGCTCCGCTCGATCGCGCCTCACCTCGTCCATCGTCTGGACTTCCTCTATCCGGTATTCGCACCCGACTCGTTGCTCAAGATCAAAGCGGGGCTATCGGTGTTCGACTGGCTCGCGGGAGCGTCGAACGAGGACAAGCACGTGAATCTCGAGCCTCACGAGGTCCGGGCCCGGCTGCCCGGATTGCGGGGACCGCTCCGGGGTGCCGTCCAGTACCCGGAGTACATCACCGACGACGCACGTCTAACGCTGGAGAACGCGATCTCGGCCGCAGAGCACGGGGCTTTAGTCGCGAATCATGCGGCCTTCGATCGCTTTCTGATGAACGACACGGGAGGGGTGCGAGGTGCCCGCGTCGAGGACCGCCTGACCGGGGATGTCTTCGACGTCGAGGCGCGATGCGTCGTCAACGCGTGCGGGCCCTGGGCCGAAGAGGTGCTGCGAAACGCGGACATGCCGGTAGGAACGCCGCTGCGACCGAGCAAGGGCATCCACCTGTTGCTATCGGCGGAACGATTGCCGATCGAGGGCGCGGCCTTCCTCAAGTCGACCTCGGGTCGCAGGGGACTCGTGATGCGCCGACTGGACTACGTGTACGTCGGAACGAGCGACACGAAGTACGACGGGCCATTGGATACTCCTCGAGCGACCCGGGATGAGGTGCTCGAGCTGCTCGAGATGGTCCAGGACTGCTTTCCCGACGCAGCGCTACGCATCGAGCACGTGCTCGCCACCTGGGCCGGGATCCGTCCGCTCATCGAAGAAGAAGGCAAGACGACCCGCGACACCTCGAGAGAGGACGAAGTCTGGTCCGGCCCTGACGGCCTCGTGACGATCGCGGGGGGGAAACTCACCACGTATCGTCGCATGGCCGAGCGCGCCATCGACGAGGTGCGAGAAGTGCTGGGACCACCGCCACGCGACGAGGTCCGGACGGCTACTGTCCCGCTTCCGGGAGCCCCCGAAGGCGATATCATGGACTTTGAGTCCCAGGCAACGGAGCGTCTCTTGGCGGCAGGGTTGACCGAGACGACGGTCCAACGGCTACGATGGCTCTACGGCCGTCAGCTCCACCATCTGCTGGCCCTCGCAGAGACCGACCCGGGATGGCTGGAGCCGCTCGGAGCTGGGGTACCGGCCGTGCGGGGCGAGGTGAAACTCGCGGTGGAACGAGAGATGGCCTCGACTCTCATCGACTTCATGGACCGGCGCAGTGCCCTGCTCCTCTTTTCCCCCGACTTCGGACTCGCCGGGGCCGGTGAAGCTGCTGAGATCATGGGGTCCCTGTTGGGCTGGGACGAGGCGCGAAGAAGCGCTGAGGTAGAGCGCTACCGGGCGTACGCTGACGAGCACCGGGTACCTGCTGGCTAA
- a CDS encoding glycerophosphodiester phosphodiesterase, translated as MTEDFAFDGSAEVIAHRGYSARAPENTLAAIDLAIEAGADAIEFDLHTAGDGNPVLFHDPMLSRTTSGVGPVRRRTVEQLKRLDAGSWFGAEFAGEKIPAFRDALEHVGDRVARIYAEVKGFRELEDLDRMVRFAAETGQKERTIFIALNWTLLDRMRSQDASLRIGYIVDDAESAEEALRRATGDRSALIDFKAELLLDDPSLASRARDAGIALAAWTVDDPSDASRLLQMGVPRITTNEVEALLDWKRTL; from the coding sequence GTGACCGAAGACTTCGCGTTCGACGGCTCCGCCGAAGTGATCGCACACCGTGGCTACAGCGCGCGCGCGCCGGAGAACACACTCGCGGCGATCGACCTCGCGATCGAGGCCGGCGCCGACGCCATCGAGTTCGATCTGCATACGGCCGGCGACGGCAACCCGGTGCTCTTCCACGACCCGATGCTCAGCCGCACCACGAGCGGCGTCGGTCCCGTGCGGCGGCGAACCGTCGAGCAGCTCAAGAGGCTCGACGCGGGCAGTTGGTTCGGTGCCGAGTTCGCAGGGGAAAAGATTCCGGCGTTCCGGGACGCTCTCGAGCACGTCGGGGACCGTGTCGCCCGCATATACGCCGAGGTGAAGGGTTTCCGCGAACTGGAGGACCTGGACCGGATGGTGCGCTTCGCGGCCGAGACCGGCCAGAAGGAGCGTACGATCTTCATCGCCCTGAACTGGACGTTGCTCGACCGGATGCGCTCGCAGGACGCGTCCCTCCGCATTGGGTACATCGTCGACGACGCCGAGTCCGCAGAGGAAGCCTTGCGCAGAGCGACTGGCGACCGTTCGGCCCTGATCGACTTCAAGGCTGAGCTTCTGCTCGACGACCCGTCGCTGGCCTCCCGGGCCCGCGACGCCGGCATCGCGTTGGCGGCATGGACGGTGGACGATCCGTCGGACGCTTCAAGGCTGCTGCAGATGGGCGTTCCGCGCATCACGACGAACGAGGTCGAAGCACTGCTCGATTGGAAGCGCACGCTGTGA
- a CDS encoding sigma-70 family RNA polymerase sigma factor: MERMIAPRRRASAEGLDIESALQTLPSRAKEVFVLYDVEGYAHEEIAEMTGVSVGTSKSQLHRARKLLREQLRG, translated from the coding sequence ATGGAGCGCATGATCGCGCCACGACGACGTGCCTCGGCAGAGGGGCTGGACATCGAGTCTGCGCTCCAGACGCTGCCGAGCAGGGCGAAGGAGGTGTTCGTGCTATACGACGTCGAAGGCTACGCACACGAAGAGATCGCGGAGATGACAGGGGTGTCGGTGGGCACGTCGAAGTCGCAGTTGCACCGGGCCCGCAAGCTACTTCGGGAGCAGTTGCGCGGATGA
- a CDS encoding zf-HC2 domain-containing protein, producing the protein MSEIHNKLEGRLSEFLDGTLEAAEREAVAEHLEQCGRCRADLEGLRAVLEQAQGLRTMSPPRDLWPGIAAATQAPLGLGTVESQVIKLPTARWGAARKPVSALTVTRLQLAAAATILMVFSAAITWWVGPGVPERGAIAAGGVPTTAVMASADLPGASEGLSAELEALEELLADVSVSLDPETVRVLKKNLGVIERAIEDLRRALAQDPANEFLGAHLEREYRRKLSYLREATEIARWSS; encoded by the coding sequence ATGAGCGAGATACACAACAAATTGGAGGGCCGGCTGTCCGAGTTCCTGGACGGGACGCTCGAGGCGGCCGAGCGGGAAGCTGTCGCCGAGCATCTCGAACAGTGCGGACGGTGTCGGGCCGACTTGGAGGGTCTGCGCGCCGTCTTGGAGCAAGCCCAAGGCCTCCGCACGATGTCCCCGCCGCGTGACCTGTGGCCGGGGATCGCTGCCGCGACCCAGGCGCCGCTCGGACTCGGGACCGTTGAGAGCCAGGTGATCAAGCTGCCGACCGCTCGATGGGGCGCGGCGCGGAAGCCGGTGAGCGCGCTCACCGTCACGCGGCTCCAGCTGGCCGCGGCTGCGACGATCCTGATGGTGTTTTCCGCCGCCATCACTTGGTGGGTCGGTCCGGGCGTTCCGGAGCGCGGCGCGATCGCGGCTGGAGGGGTTCCCACCACCGCCGTGATGGCGAGCGCTGATCTGCCGGGGGCAAGCGAAGGGCTGTCCGCTGAACTGGAGGCGCTGGAAGAGCTGCTGGCTGACGTGAGCGTATCGCTCGATCCGGAGACGGTGCGTGTCCTGAAGAAGAATTTGGGGGTTATCGAGCGTGCCATCGAGGACCTGCGTCGCGCGCTGGCACAGGATCCGGCGAACGAATTCCTGGGCGCGCACCTAGAGCGCGAATACCGACGAAAGCTCAGCTACCTGAGGGAAGCCACCGAGATTGCGCGGTGGTCGAGCTGA
- a CDS encoding DUF4097 family beta strand repeat protein — translation MKMKERGLIALAAILATAPISAQEVQRVSGRSVAIYNIAGHVEMVAGSGSEVVVRIARHGDDADRLRVETGEIRGRETVRIVYPAREVVYPEMGRGSSTTTRVRDDGTFSDSGLRRGDQVRVRGSGRGLEAWADLVIEVPRGQEIHVYLAVGTVEARDVDGEIDIDTGSGAVSAEDMSGSLSIDTGSGAVAVTGMDGDLTVDTGSGSISVSDVVAGEVDLDTGSGRVVGRGIEARSLGVDTGSGSVDLERIRSADVTVDTGSGSVELELLTDIESLDIDTGSGSVTVWAPSNLGASLEIDTGSGGIDVDFPVELRSARRDSMRGRLGDGRGRIVIDTGSGSIRLLRTRGVLR, via the coding sequence ATGAAGATGAAAGAGAGAGGATTGATCGCGCTCGCCGCGATTCTCGCGACTGCCCCGATCTCCGCGCAGGAGGTGCAGCGGGTATCGGGCAGGTCGGTAGCCATATACAACATTGCGGGGCACGTGGAGATGGTGGCCGGGAGCGGCTCCGAGGTCGTAGTGCGAATCGCCCGCCACGGCGACGATGCCGATCGCTTGCGCGTCGAGACGGGAGAGATCCGCGGGAGGGAGACCGTGCGCATCGTCTATCCGGCGCGTGAGGTGGTGTATCCCGAGATGGGCCGCGGGTCCAGCACGACGACGCGCGTTCGCGACGATGGCACGTTCTCCGACAGTGGTCTGCGCAGAGGCGACCAGGTCCGGGTGCGCGGCTCGGGCCGCGGCCTCGAGGCGTGGGCCGACCTCGTGATCGAAGTGCCTCGCGGGCAAGAGATCCACGTTTACCTCGCCGTCGGCACGGTAGAGGCGCGGGACGTGGATGGCGAGATCGATATAGATACGGGTAGCGGAGCGGTGTCCGCAGAGGACATGTCTGGGTCGCTCTCGATCGATACCGGTTCGGGGGCGGTCGCGGTGACGGGCATGGATGGCGACCTGACCGTCGACACGGGCTCGGGCAGCATCAGCGTCTCGGACGTCGTTGCGGGCGAAGTCGACCTCGACACCGGTTCGGGTCGGGTCGTCGGGCGCGGTATCGAGGCTCGCTCACTCGGCGTCGACACCGGTTCGGGTAGCGTGGACCTCGAGCGGATCCGATCCGCCGACGTGACGGTCGATACTGGCTCGGGTTCAGTCGAACTGGAGTTGTTGACGGACATTGAGTCCTTGGACATCGACACGGGTTCGGGCTCGGTCACCGTCTGGGCTCCGTCGAACCTCGGTGCGTCACTCGAGATCGACACAGGCAGCGGCGGAATCGATGTCGACTTTCCGGTCGAGTTGCGGTCGGCCCGGCGTGACAGCATGCGTGGCCGGCTCGGGGACGGTCGTGGGAGGATCGTGATCGACACGGGCTCGGGTTCGATCCGGTTGCTCCGCACGAGAGGCGTGCTGCGCTAG
- a CDS encoding tetratricopeptide repeat protein codes for MVGPLKLSLNLVLVALVLSPAALHAQGRFRVLIPYFLPLGDADDDFGKDASKELRKLINTLATHEPIEEKEIKDQAKRFDLKIEDLNCIMTRQLASQIDAQVALCAEYNELADKSWELQNVVFWDIASSEQFAVSDITVAEKDDEVAAQHIFNEFDRYVQQIRAHTFCSDYFASRQWENALRNCDQALDLNPDGIGTRYLRGRILYEMENYTESLGEMEKVLALEPLHQEALELAGYMSALRDDDDRAREYYGRYLELNPANAAIRMRIAYDLARAGDPVGGMQVIEIGLEVDRENIDLWEQYGGFAFSAALDAEQDAALDAQNGGGVSPEAQGYYREAIQAYEKVFEGKGAETPVGHLRNIIAAYIQLDEITNAVEVGARVLQTHAQEDVLWSIYADALQRNDQLTDAIAALDRVREINPSHPSARLRQGNWLIQAGRIEDAVAILKEAAANDPQRAEQAARLIFNDAYQKGYQQDNFQYAITGMAAAKELPDLSETMVSQLNFWHGFSVYKAAVEEQAPQTLATAEATLPKFRAAMDLFNQSGAYPASVNVNLGELLANANTYVEIQDAIIKRGR; via the coding sequence ATGGTCGGACCCCTGAAGCTGTCGCTCAACCTCGTCCTCGTGGCCCTCGTCCTGAGCCCGGCAGCCCTTCACGCTCAGGGCCGCTTCCGCGTCCTCATCCCGTACTTCCTCCCGCTGGGGGATGCGGATGATGATTTCGGCAAGGACGCCTCGAAGGAGCTCCGCAAGCTCATCAACACGCTTGCGACGCACGAGCCCATCGAAGAGAAGGAGATCAAGGATCAGGCCAAGCGCTTCGATCTCAAGATCGAAGACTTGAACTGTATCATGACGCGTCAGCTCGCCTCGCAGATCGACGCGCAGGTTGCGCTGTGTGCCGAGTACAACGAGTTGGCCGACAAGTCCTGGGAGTTGCAGAACGTGGTCTTCTGGGACATCGCCTCGAGCGAGCAGTTCGCGGTCTCGGACATCACGGTGGCAGAGAAGGACGATGAGGTTGCGGCGCAGCACATCTTCAACGAGTTCGACCGCTACGTGCAGCAGATCCGTGCTCATACCTTCTGCTCCGACTACTTCGCGAGTCGGCAATGGGAGAATGCGCTGCGAAACTGCGACCAGGCGCTCGACCTCAACCCCGATGGCATCGGCACTCGGTATTTGCGCGGGCGCATCCTCTATGAGATGGAGAACTACACGGAATCGCTCGGGGAAATGGAGAAGGTGCTGGCACTGGAGCCTTTGCATCAGGAAGCGCTCGAGCTGGCCGGATACATGTCGGCTCTGCGGGATGACGATGATCGGGCTCGTGAGTATTACGGACGCTACCTCGAGTTGAACCCGGCGAACGCGGCGATTCGCATGAGGATCGCCTACGACCTCGCAAGGGCCGGCGACCCTGTGGGCGGCATGCAGGTCATCGAGATCGGCCTCGAGGTCGACCGCGAAAACATCGACCTCTGGGAGCAGTACGGTGGCTTCGCGTTCTCAGCGGCGCTCGATGCCGAGCAGGACGCGGCGCTCGATGCGCAAAACGGGGGTGGCGTTTCGCCGGAGGCCCAGGGTTACTACCGAGAGGCGATCCAGGCGTATGAGAAGGTGTTCGAGGGCAAGGGCGCGGAGACGCCCGTAGGGCACCTTCGGAACATCATCGCGGCCTACATCCAGCTCGACGAGATCACCAATGCGGTCGAGGTCGGTGCTCGGGTTCTCCAGACGCACGCGCAGGAAGACGTGCTGTGGTCGATCTACGCGGACGCGCTGCAGCGTAACGATCAGCTCACCGATGCGATCGCCGCGCTCGACCGTGTCCGTGAGATCAACCCTTCGCATCCGAGCGCCAGGCTTCGGCAAGGCAACTGGTTGATCCAGGCCGGTCGCATTGAGGATGCGGTCGCGATCTTGAAGGAGGCTGCCGCCAACGACCCGCAGCGAGCGGAGCAGGCGGCCCGTTTGATCTTCAATGACGCATACCAAAAGGGTTACCAGCAGGATAACTTCCAGTACGCGATCACGGGGATGGCGGCGGCGAAGGAGCTGCCCGACCTCAGTGAAACGATGGTCAGCCAGCTCAACTTCTGGCACGGCTTCAGCGTGTACAAGGCCGCCGTTGAGGAGCAAGCGCCCCAGACGCTTGCGACTGCGGAGGCTACGCTGCCGAAGTTCCGGGCCGCCATGGACCTGTTCAACCAGTCTGGAGCCTACCCGGCGTCGGTGAATGTGAACCTCGGGGAGCTGCTCGCGAACGCGAACACGTATGTGGAGATTCAGGACGCGATCATCAAGCGGGGTCGCTGA
- a CDS encoding division/cell wall cluster transcriptional repressor MraZ, whose amino-acid sequence MNGFVGQYEHQMDEKGRVSLPSAFRREADSGRFVLLQWEKPYLTLFPESKWVGVQERLLEYRRNDPQAWNQVRLIVSNAVEVVPDKQGRILVPAGLQEAAGLSGTVLLSGNLDRVELWNPSTYGEAVQEDAGALEQFAHRLFG is encoded by the coding sequence GTGAACGGATTCGTCGGGCAATACGAGCATCAGATGGACGAGAAGGGGCGGGTCAGCCTTCCCTCGGCGTTTCGTCGAGAGGCTGACTCAGGCCGCTTCGTGCTCCTCCAATGGGAGAAGCCGTACCTGACGCTCTTTCCAGAATCCAAGTGGGTAGGCGTGCAGGAGCGACTTCTCGAATACCGCCGCAACGATCCGCAGGCTTGGAACCAGGTCAGGCTCATCGTTTCGAACGCGGTGGAGGTTGTGCCCGACAAACAGGGGCGGATCCTCGTGCCCGCAGGCCTCCAGGAGGCCGCAGGGCTCTCGGGCACGGTGCTGCTCAGCGGCAACCTCGACCGCGTGGAGCTTTGGAACCCCTCGACGTATGGGGAGGCCGTCCAGGAGGACGCGGGCGCCCTGGAACAATTTGCGCACCGGCTGTTCGGATGA
- the rsmH gene encoding 16S rRNA (cytosine(1402)-N(4))-methyltransferase RsmH, producing MTDFGYHEPVLSDAVVEFLSPGGERLYLDGTVGGGGHARRILEECRGCRVLAVDRDPEALEEARAALGEYGDRVRFLHSRFDRAPADIEVRDRGLDGALLDLGVSSHQLDEEDRGFAFRRGVALDMRMDTTEGNDAAFLLASASEDRLVSVFRDYAEEPRARRLAREILKRRASAPLETSDDLVAALSVTLRRSPSRQDKARIFQAVRIAVNEELELLEMGLPAIREALNDRGILVVIAYHSIEDRVVKNAFREWSKACVCPPELPLCSCRGVPLGETLTRKPVRPDRDEIGRNPRARSARLRAWRRAA from the coding sequence ATGACCGACTTCGGCTACCACGAGCCTGTGCTCAGCGACGCAGTAGTGGAGTTCCTAAGTCCCGGGGGCGAGCGGCTCTACTTGGATGGCACGGTCGGTGGGGGAGGGCACGCGCGGCGGATCCTCGAGGAGTGTCGCGGCTGCCGGGTTCTGGCCGTGGACCGCGATCCGGAGGCACTCGAGGAGGCGCGGGCAGCGCTCGGCGAGTACGGCGACCGAGTGCGCTTTCTGCACAGCCGCTTCGACCGCGCGCCGGCGGACATCGAGGTCCGCGACCGTGGCCTGGACGGTGCCTTGCTCGACCTCGGCGTGAGTTCCCATCAGCTCGATGAAGAAGACCGGGGATTCGCCTTCCGACGCGGTGTGGCACTGGATATGCGAATGGATACGACGGAGGGGAACGACGCCGCTTTCTTGCTGGCCTCGGCCAGTGAGGACCGGCTCGTGTCGGTGTTCCGTGACTATGCCGAGGAGCCTAGGGCACGGCGACTGGCGCGGGAGATCCTGAAGCGTCGTGCGTCTGCTCCGCTGGAGACGAGTGACGATCTGGTCGCAGCGCTGTCCGTGACGTTGCGGCGCTCGCCCTCTCGGCAGGACAAGGCACGGATTTTCCAGGCTGTCCGGATTGCCGTAAACGAGGAGCTGGAGTTGTTGGAGATGGGGCTACCCGCCATCCGGGAAGCGTTGAACGATCGAGGCATCTTGGTCGTGATCGCGTACCACTCAATCGAGGACCGGGTTGTGAAGAACGCGTTCCGCGAGTGGAGCAAGGCGTGCGTCTGCCCCCCAGAGCTTCCCCTGTGCAGTTGCCGAGGCGTGCCGTTGGGTGAGACACTCACGCGCAAGCCGGTACGTCCGGACCGAGACGAAATCGGGCGGAACCCGCGCGCACGCAGCGCTCGGCTGCGAGCCTGGCGGAGGGCCGCCTGA
- a CDS encoding PASTA domain-containing protein translates to MTPQDAIGRPSPWRRRVLLGAWLTAAAIICLRAGQIQGVQAAQWRALAEAQHRKDEEVIAARGSVLDRDGTPLAVSRERFSVGIAPNELMNVEAARALLVDALGISSRKARQLTSLERRWSVVLGRYPPAVREQLNGVRGIYVTRELQRYHPHGDLADGVLGVVLDDTGRGGVEQAFEDLLSGRPGQAVVARDNLGREIPGERVLVEPPHPGGEVVLTLDMDLQEIAREALQEAIDDTEARGGDLLITDPYTGEILAFVSIRDGQTASLSAINTPFEPGSTLKPFTVAGLLEHGIVSLHDTIDVGDGSWTVAGRTLDEHHSGRMTVADALRVSSNVGIAKAAQPMPPGRQYENLRDFGFGGLTGIEIPGEVRGTLRRPERWTEQSPVSLAIGYEISVTSLQMVMAYGALANGGRLMQPHLVREIRDSDGTVLQRFEPRVIRQVVSPQVARSVSRVLVDVVENGTGKSARLGTFRVAGKSGTSRLYSPNVGYEPGAYSSSFVGFFPAEDPQLVVFVKLERPQGAYYGGAVAAPVTRATMEAALAARATHLDRAALLRAAQAFTTPPARPATHFASLPIDPPVPPAQKAPLESPSLGSTVPVPDVSGLPSRIAVRRLHALGLRVSRAQAGEIIGTEPAAGTRVVRGDTILLKIRRKSDD, encoded by the coding sequence ATGACCCCGCAAGACGCGATCGGGCGGCCCAGTCCTTGGCGGCGAAGAGTTCTGCTCGGCGCCTGGCTCACCGCGGCGGCAATCATCTGTCTGCGCGCGGGCCAGATCCAGGGGGTGCAGGCTGCGCAGTGGCGCGCTCTCGCGGAAGCTCAGCACCGAAAGGACGAAGAAGTCATCGCGGCGCGCGGGAGCGTGCTGGACCGCGACGGCACGCCACTCGCGGTGTCGCGCGAGCGCTTCAGCGTCGGCATCGCTCCGAACGAACTCATGAACGTAGAGGCGGCACGTGCTCTCCTCGTCGACGCGCTTGGGATTTCGTCCCGCAAGGCACGGCAGCTCACGTCTCTGGAACGGCGCTGGAGCGTCGTCCTGGGTCGCTACCCGCCCGCAGTGCGTGAGCAGCTGAATGGTGTCCGCGGGATCTATGTCACGCGCGAGCTGCAGCGCTACCACCCGCACGGAGACCTCGCGGACGGCGTACTCGGTGTCGTCCTCGACGACACGGGGCGTGGCGGAGTGGAGCAGGCCTTCGAGGACTTGCTGAGCGGCCGCCCCGGCCAGGCAGTCGTGGCGCGGGACAACCTCGGCCGAGAGATCCCCGGCGAGCGCGTTCTCGTCGAGCCGCCACATCCGGGCGGTGAGGTTGTGCTCACTCTCGATATGGATCTGCAGGAGATCGCACGCGAGGCTCTGCAGGAAGCGATCGACGATACGGAAGCTCGTGGCGGAGACCTACTGATCACCGATCCGTATACCGGTGAGATCCTCGCGTTCGTCTCGATCCGCGACGGTCAGACCGCTTCGCTCTCTGCGATCAACACGCCGTTCGAGCCCGGCTCCACGCTCAAGCCGTTCACGGTTGCCGGCCTCCTCGAGCATGGAATAGTCTCGCTGCACGACACGATCGACGTCGGAGATGGAAGCTGGACTGTCGCCGGGCGCACACTCGACGAGCACCACTCGGGCCGCATGACCGTTGCCGACGCGCTGCGCGTCTCCTCCAACGTGGGGATCGCGAAAGCTGCCCAGCCGATGCCACCGGGGCGGCAGTACGAGAACCTGCGCGACTTCGGATTCGGCGGTCTCACGGGCATCGAGATTCCGGGTGAGGTACGGGGCACGCTTCGCCGACCCGAACGGTGGACGGAACAATCTCCGGTGTCGCTCGCGATCGGGTATGAGATCTCCGTCACGTCGCTGCAGATGGTGATGGCGTACGGGGCGCTGGCGAACGGCGGCCGGCTCATGCAGCCCCACCTGGTCCGCGAGATCCGCGACAGCGATGGCACGGTGCTTCAGCGCTTCGAGCCGCGGGTGATCCGCCAGGTCGTCTCCCCGCAGGTTGCCCGCTCGGTGAGCCGCGTGCTCGTGGACGTGGTCGAAAACGGGACCGGGAAGTCAGCGCGCCTCGGCACCTTCCGTGTCGCGGGCAAGAGCGGAACGAGCCGTCTCTACTCTCCCAACGTCGGCTATGAGCCCGGGGCGTATTCCTCGTCCTTCGTCGGCTTTTTCCCGGCGGAGGACCCGCAGCTCGTGGTCTTCGTGAAGCTCGAGCGCCCCCAAGGCGCGTACTACGGCGGCGCAGTGGCGGCGCCGGTGACACGTGCCACGATGGAGGCCGCGCTCGCCGCCCGAGCGACCCACCTCGATCGCGCCGCGTTGCTGCGCGCGGCGCAGGCGTTCACCACTCCGCCTGCGCGTCCAGCCACCCATTTCGCTTCTCTACCGATCGATCCCCCCGTGCCGCCGGCTCAGAAGGCGCCGTTGGAGTCGCCCTCGTTGGGGTCCACCGTGCCCGTACCGGACGTCTCCGGGCTCCCTTCACGGATCGCGGTCCGCCGACTGCACGCGTTGGGGCTGAGGGTTTCCCGAGCGCAGGCCGGAGAGATTATCGGGACCGAACCCGCGGCGGGCACCCGCGTGGTCCGAGGCGACACGATCCTGCTGAAGATACGAAGGAAGAGTGATGATTGA